The Brevibacillus brevis genome contains a region encoding:
- a CDS encoding M23 family metallopeptidase has translation MKKVWILLGVGAILLTGCAGQSEATSISAAAESPTKKEEGAKTMTVQAESFVQALHDGKIEDVYDQTSSSFKQQVSKAQFVEGYTAFSKGVKSWNHHSHTSVNGSYSDTWVDQDAKRGLVLTTDEKGIITGVLLKPLQSYPDTDNALTKLVYSAPFTGEWYVFWGGQNVLSNYHYEVESQRYAYDLIQVKDGLSYKDDPLKNESYYAFGQEILAPQAGTVVHVVHDIKDNVPVGAMNAQQPAGNVVILDHGNGEFSYFAHLKEGSAKVKVGDHVEKGDLLGLCGNSGNSSEPHLHYQVSDGKDLFHSKSIRVQWEDGLNPRQGESITAK, from the coding sequence ATGAAAAAAGTATGGATTTTACTTGGTGTGGGAGCAATTCTTTTGACAGGATGTGCTGGGCAATCAGAAGCAACCTCAATATCCGCTGCTGCTGAATCCCCTACAAAGAAAGAAGAAGGTGCAAAGACGATGACTGTTCAAGCGGAATCTTTTGTGCAAGCTCTCCATGACGGAAAAATAGAGGATGTGTATGATCAAACAAGCTCGTCATTCAAACAGCAGGTTTCAAAAGCACAATTTGTAGAGGGGTATACCGCTTTTAGCAAGGGGGTGAAATCATGGAATCACCATTCCCACACGTCCGTAAACGGCAGCTATTCTGACACCTGGGTGGATCAGGACGCCAAACGGGGCCTCGTCCTTACGACGGATGAAAAAGGGATCATAACGGGCGTTTTATTAAAGCCGCTGCAAAGCTACCCTGACACCGACAATGCTTTAACAAAGCTGGTATATAGCGCACCGTTTACAGGTGAGTGGTATGTGTTCTGGGGAGGTCAGAATGTCCTTTCGAACTATCATTACGAGGTGGAAAGCCAACGCTATGCATACGATCTGATTCAGGTCAAAGACGGATTGTCCTACAAGGATGATCCTTTGAAAAACGAGAGCTACTATGCGTTCGGGCAAGAAATACTCGCGCCACAGGCAGGAACAGTCGTGCATGTCGTCCATGATATCAAGGATAATGTCCCTGTCGGAGCAATGAACGCGCAGCAGCCTGCTGGCAACGTCGTCATCCTCGATCATGGCAACGGAGAATTCAGCTACTTCGCCCATTTGAAGGAAGGCTCTGCCAAGGTGAAGGTTGGCGATCATGTGGAGAAAGGAGATTTGCTTGGGCTATGCGGAAACTCCGGCAATTCCAGCGAGCCTCATCTGCATTATCAGGTCTCTGACGGCAAAGATTTGTTCCATAGCAAATCCATTCGCGTGCAATGGGAGGACGGATTGAATCCGCGTCAAGGTGAAAGCATTACCGCGAAATAA
- a CDS encoding DMT family transporter: MNRILFGILVVVTTSLMGSSFAVGKIGLAYFSPLLLVGLRFTLAGLIMGAWVWKKPLPKSVGDWGKLCLIGFLQTAAVMGCIFLSLRTITAGESSILTFMNPLLVVIWGTLLLGISYRLTQWMGVLIGLVGVFITLGFHLQWETGTLFGIGSALAWSIATILVKKWGVRFNVWVMTAYQMLFGGILLLVMGFTLETPKLIITPTAVFVVLWLAIMASIVQFATWFYLLNHGDPGRTSAFLFLAPFFGVLSGWVLLGEVVQWHVYAGGLLIFAGIFLVNWTFAPRRQVSEKAQLAE, encoded by the coding sequence ATGAATCGAATTTTGTTCGGGATACTTGTCGTCGTGACGACATCATTGATGGGCTCGTCTTTTGCGGTAGGAAAAATTGGATTGGCCTATTTTTCACCATTGCTGCTGGTAGGGCTGCGTTTTACCCTGGCAGGACTGATCATGGGAGCATGGGTATGGAAAAAGCCGCTCCCGAAGTCGGTGGGTGACTGGGGAAAGCTGTGTTTGATCGGATTTTTGCAGACGGCCGCCGTCATGGGGTGTATCTTTTTAAGTCTGCGTACGATCACAGCGGGTGAATCCTCGATCCTGACGTTTATGAACCCACTGCTCGTGGTCATATGGGGAACGTTGCTTCTAGGCATATCCTATCGGCTGACGCAATGGATGGGGGTTCTGATTGGACTGGTTGGGGTGTTCATCACGCTTGGTTTCCATCTGCAATGGGAGACGGGAACGCTGTTTGGTATCGGGTCCGCCCTTGCGTGGTCAATTGCCACGATTCTCGTCAAAAAGTGGGGAGTCCGTTTCAATGTATGGGTGATGACAGCCTATCAGATGTTGTTCGGAGGAATTCTTCTCCTCGTGATGGGGTTCACGTTGGAAACGCCGAAGCTGATTATCACACCGACCGCTGTATTCGTCGTCCTATGGCTCGCGATTATGGCTTCCATTGTGCAGTTTGCGACGTGGTTTTATTTGTTGAATCACGGAGATCCGGGCAGAACGAGTGCATTCTTGTTCCTCGCTCCGTTCTTCGGTGTTTTGTCGGGCTGGGTGTTGCTGGGTGAGGTAGTGCAATGGCATGTGTATGCGGGAGGATTGTTGATTTTCGCAGGGATTTTCCTCGTGAACTGGACGTTTGCCCCACGAAGGCAAGTAAGTGAAAAAGCACAGCTGGCAGAGTAG
- a CDS encoding sensor histidine kinase, which translates to MNIKSRIALHLIMWLVLVGLILFVLAGFTLYWTLEEMSKVQSSREFESVGLQRLIQTIEVEGEDVRFDPKLLEQVRDSGGWLQRIDEKGYVTDSFFTPADVPSYYGPGQLTAYWLRKSPFPYQLSLWIQEKDGVVHTLLYGRTNRDDDFLQQVIKEAVHKNHEIMLPPSIQNQLKSKSGWVQLLDPKGAELASFNKPAKAIKDFSVEELALRSVYPDRYGATIVSHYDQNSGQTWVLSFPLPGTTPGEEPLLTPESKALFIGMGMLLLSAMFVFGIVSYLFGQRFGAPIVHVLRWLTFLRGGKYEEPANADGVPLSQDKRGKKKRKYLIFQDVIDSMDSLSQTLNRNEKLRQETEQLRNEWIAGVSHDLKTPLSSVKGYAHLLGNTEYTWTTDEVHAFAKIILDKSAYMEDLINDLALTYRLRNGQGAPTVELVDLNVCTAEAITEAAKHPLYPEGCIRFIPSTEPVYILVYKPWFQRIVDNLVANALIHNESGTTVSICVQAVQPSTAVLIFNDNGSGMDEETADRLFERYYRGTDTESRTEGTGLGMVITKALVEAFGGSIEVKTAVGQGTTISITWEAEQPPRA; encoded by the coding sequence ATGAATATTAAGAGCAGAATTGCGCTCCATCTGATCATGTGGCTGGTGCTGGTTGGCCTGATCCTCTTTGTACTTGCTGGGTTTACGTTATATTGGACGCTTGAAGAAATGTCAAAAGTACAGTCCTCACGTGAATTTGAGAGTGTCGGCTTGCAGCGGTTGATCCAGACCATTGAAGTAGAGGGAGAGGATGTCCGTTTTGACCCGAAGCTGCTGGAGCAGGTGCGAGATAGCGGTGGGTGGCTTCAGCGGATTGATGAAAAGGGTTATGTCACCGACTCTTTCTTTACCCCGGCTGACGTACCCAGCTACTACGGTCCCGGCCAATTAACCGCTTATTGGCTCCGAAAAAGCCCGTTTCCGTATCAGCTATCGTTATGGATACAGGAGAAAGACGGCGTAGTTCACACCTTGCTGTATGGGAGGACGAATCGCGATGACGATTTCTTGCAGCAGGTGATTAAGGAGGCTGTACATAAAAATCACGAGATTATGCTTCCTCCAAGCATCCAAAATCAACTGAAGAGTAAATCGGGCTGGGTGCAGCTCCTTGATCCGAAGGGAGCGGAGCTGGCTTCATTCAATAAGCCTGCAAAAGCGATCAAGGATTTCTCAGTGGAAGAACTGGCGTTGCGCTCGGTATACCCGGATCGCTACGGAGCAACAATTGTATCGCATTATGATCAAAACAGCGGTCAAACCTGGGTACTCAGTTTTCCGTTGCCAGGAACGACTCCCGGGGAAGAGCCGCTTTTGACACCGGAAAGTAAGGCCCTTTTCATCGGGATGGGTATGTTGCTCTTGTCGGCAATGTTCGTCTTCGGGATTGTGTCCTACTTGTTCGGACAGCGATTTGGCGCACCGATTGTTCACGTTTTACGATGGCTGACCTTTCTGCGTGGAGGAAAGTACGAGGAGCCTGCCAATGCGGATGGTGTTCCGCTCAGCCAAGACAAGCGAGGGAAGAAAAAGCGCAAATACCTTATCTTCCAAGATGTGATCGATTCGATGGACTCCTTGTCGCAAACGCTTAACCGCAACGAAAAGCTTCGGCAAGAAACGGAGCAATTGAGAAATGAGTGGATCGCAGGCGTTTCCCATGATCTGAAAACGCCGCTGTCCTCTGTCAAAGGGTACGCGCATTTGTTAGGAAATACCGAGTATACGTGGACGACAGATGAGGTACATGCTTTCGCCAAAATTATTTTGGACAAGTCAGCGTATATGGAAGACTTGATCAACGACTTGGCGCTGACGTATCGATTGAGGAACGGACAAGGTGCCCCTACAGTCGAGCTCGTTGACCTGAATGTTTGCACAGCTGAAGCCATTACGGAAGCAGCAAAACATCCGTTGTATCCGGAAGGCTGCATCCGCTTTATCCCCTCTACCGAACCTGTTTACATACTCGTCTACAAGCCTTGGTTTCAGCGTATCGTGGATAATCTGGTTGCCAATGCTTTGATTCACAACGAGAGCGGTACGACTGTGTCCATCTGCGTACAGGCAGTCCAGCCATCTACAGCTGTGCTTATTTTTAACGACAATGGTAGTGGGATGGATGAAGAAACAGCTGATCGACTATTTGAGAGGTATTATCGTGGCACAGACACCGAGTCCCGGACGGAAGGCACAGGCCTTGGGATGGTCATTACAAAAGCATTAGTGGAAGCGTTTGGTGGTTCAATCGAGGTGAAAACAGCCGTCGGGCAGGGGACGACGATTTCGATTACGTGGGAAGCGGAGCAACCGCCTCGGGCTTAA
- a CDS encoding NAD-dependent epimerase/dehydratase family protein gives MNKRVLVTGATGFLGQKLTTRLHEMGYEVTAQGRDERIGQLLQERGIRFLRADLRDREAMRKACRDQDIVHHAAAFSSPWGTYRDMYETNVTGTIHVIEGCKQHGIERLVHVSTPSIYFAFDDKLGIREDEPMPVRFANTYAQTKYQAELEVDKAFLAGLPTITIRPRALFGPGDNAILPRLIRANEKKFVPLIDGGKAIVDLTYVENVVDALILCMDSPAHTLGQAYNITNGEPVTMIEVLSDVFRRLGVPLKTRELPYWKAYAAAWVLETLSKTVLGYREPVLTRYSVGVLAKSQTLDISKAKRDLGYEPRVSIAQGIETFTDWWRTHNGR, from the coding sequence ATGAACAAGCGAGTTCTAGTAACAGGGGCGACGGGGTTTCTCGGACAGAAGCTGACGACACGACTCCATGAAATGGGCTATGAGGTAACAGCTCAAGGGAGAGACGAGCGAATCGGCCAGCTATTGCAGGAGCGAGGCATACGATTTCTTCGGGCAGACCTAAGAGACAGAGAAGCCATGCGGAAGGCATGCCGCGATCAGGATATCGTGCATCACGCGGCTGCTTTTTCCTCGCCGTGGGGAACGTACCGTGACATGTACGAGACGAACGTGACAGGAACGATTCATGTCATCGAGGGCTGCAAGCAACACGGCATCGAGCGTCTGGTTCATGTATCGACACCGAGTATTTATTTTGCTTTTGACGACAAGCTGGGAATCCGCGAAGATGAGCCGATGCCCGTACGTTTTGCCAATACATACGCACAGACCAAATACCAGGCGGAGCTGGAAGTCGACAAGGCGTTTCTTGCAGGGCTTCCGACGATAACGATTCGTCCTCGGGCCTTGTTTGGCCCAGGGGACAATGCAATCCTTCCTCGATTGATTCGCGCCAATGAAAAGAAATTCGTTCCGCTGATCGACGGAGGCAAGGCGATCGTTGATTTGACCTATGTGGAAAATGTCGTGGACGCGTTGATCTTGTGCATGGATTCTCCAGCGCACACATTGGGACAGGCTTACAACATTACAAATGGGGAGCCAGTGACGATGATCGAGGTGTTGTCAGATGTATTCCGCCGCTTGGGGGTCCCGCTGAAAACGCGCGAGCTGCCATATTGGAAGGCGTATGCGGCAGCTTGGGTGCTGGAGACGCTCTCCAAGACCGTTTTGGGCTATCGCGAGCCGGTTTTGACGCGTTACTCGGTAGGCGTGCTCGCCAAATCACAAACCTTGGATATCTCCAAGGCGAAGCGCGATCTGGGCTATGAACCACGGGTGAGCATTGCCCAGGGCATCGAGACGTTTACAGATTGGTGGAGGACGCATAATGGACGTTAA
- a CDS encoding ArsR/SmtB family transcription factor — protein sequence MSTSPNIIEVASLIGEPSRVSILVSLMNGKALPASELARNAKVTPQTASTHLAKLVEGGLLVSESHGRHRYYRLASPEVAHALESLMTIAAPKPVRSLRESDQLRAVRYARTCYDHLAGEVGVALTQKMLELQLIEASGQDYVLSDAGKTKLQSLGVDLQAKPKSRRRFARPCLDWSERRHHLAGSLGASLTNRLFELGWIERVPGGRAVRVTPLGSSGFMTEFGLHVDECKKHS from the coding sequence ATGAGTACCAGCCCGAATATTATAGAGGTCGCGTCCCTCATAGGAGAACCATCCCGCGTCTCCATCCTGGTCAGCCTGATGAACGGCAAGGCACTCCCCGCCAGTGAACTCGCACGAAACGCAAAAGTCACCCCCCAAACAGCAAGCACGCATTTGGCAAAGCTGGTGGAAGGCGGTCTTTTAGTCAGCGAGTCGCACGGCCGACATCGCTACTATCGTCTGGCCAGCCCTGAAGTCGCCCATGCCCTGGAATCGTTAATGACTATTGCTGCACCTAAGCCTGTTCGTTCCTTGCGCGAGTCCGACCAATTGCGAGCCGTCCGCTATGCTCGCACCTGCTACGACCATCTCGCAGGCGAAGTGGGCGTTGCCCTGACGCAGAAAATGCTGGAATTGCAATTGATCGAGGCATCCGGACAAGACTACGTGCTCAGTGATGCGGGAAAAACCAAGCTGCAATCACTCGGCGTAGACCTTCAGGCCAAGCCGAAGAGCAGGCGTCGCTTTGCCCGTCCGTGTTTGGATTGGAGCGAGCGTCGCCACCACTTGGCAGGCAGCCTCGGGGCCTCACTCACCAACCGATTATTTGAGCTTGGCTGGATCGAGCGAGTGCCAGGAGGGAGAGCAGTCCGTGTCACGCCGTTAGGCAGCTCTGGATTTATGACCGAGTTCGGACTGCATGTAGATGAATGCAAAAAGCACAGCTAG
- a CDS encoding response regulator transcription factor, with translation MKDAAILLVDDEQAILQLLETVLHKEGFHSIDKVKTSEEALCACERKSYDLIVLDVTLPNMSGIEACPFIRRLTEAPILFLSARDTDFDKLTGFAVGGDDYVTKPFNPMEIVARIKALLRRTRKTNPTVPTAPVYGVYDFGRFQVYEAAGELYVEGKVIPCPSLVFQLLLFLCKNPNRIFSKSELYERVWGVNSLRDDNTIMVHIHRIRERIEPDPAQPEFLVNVRGLGYKMVKKGIPYEY, from the coding sequence GTGAAAGATGCAGCTATCCTTCTCGTGGACGATGAACAAGCCATTCTCCAATTGCTTGAGACCGTACTGCACAAAGAAGGGTTCCACTCAATCGACAAGGTGAAAACATCCGAAGAGGCGCTCTGTGCATGCGAACGAAAAAGCTATGATCTGATCGTCCTGGACGTAACGCTTCCAAACATGAGCGGCATAGAAGCTTGTCCATTCATCCGCCGTCTGACGGAAGCGCCGATTTTGTTCTTGAGTGCGAGAGATACCGACTTTGACAAGCTGACCGGATTTGCCGTTGGCGGGGATGATTACGTGACGAAGCCCTTTAACCCGATGGAAATCGTCGCACGCATCAAGGCATTGCTTCGCCGTACGCGCAAAACGAACCCGACCGTACCGACAGCACCCGTTTATGGGGTCTATGATTTTGGTCGTTTTCAAGTCTATGAAGCAGCAGGGGAGCTCTATGTGGAGGGGAAAGTTATTCCTTGTCCGTCCCTTGTTTTTCAACTGTTGCTATTTTTGTGCAAAAATCCGAATCGGATATTTTCGAAAAGCGAGCTGTACGAACGAGTGTGGGGCGTGAATAGCTTACGTGACGACAACACCATCATGGTGCATATCCATCGGATTCGGGAGCGTATCGAGCCCGATCCAGCGCAGCCGGAGTTTTTGGTGAACGTCAGGGGACTCGGGTACAAAATGGTGAAAAAGGGCATTCCTTATGAATATTAA
- a CDS encoding F390 synthetase-related protein — translation MEIMTLLKQYVKTKWLARRFSSREQLVKWQEAQVRAMLSRILPASPFYRKRLGTPEQWRQMEPIDKKSMMSHFDELNTCGIKREAAFGIALKAETTRDFTPQLNGVTVGLSSGTSGNRGLFLVGPQEQAKWAGVILAKALPGQLWSTHRIAFFLRANSNLYTAVNRRRIQFSFFDLQIPLDQHLDHLNQYQPTVLVAPASMLRMLAAAQHQGKLRISPIKVISVAEVLDPLDQTYIAEVFGQIVHQIYQCTEGLLAVSCSHGTLHINEDLVVVEKEYLDEQKERFFPIITDFSRTTQPIIRYRLNDILTEKRTPCPCGSVFMALESIEGRADDLFVFRHENEVRLISVFPDFIRRAVITSSDAIEEYTVRQLSYEQVEVALLMKDGKGPSMREQERVRQSLERVIADQQGQLPAIVFAPYELNLGTKKLRRVERMFVPGEQAMD, via the coding sequence ATGGAGATCATGACGCTCTTGAAGCAGTATGTAAAAACGAAGTGGCTTGCCCGTCGGTTTTCCTCGCGTGAGCAGCTGGTGAAATGGCAAGAAGCGCAGGTCAGAGCGATGCTGTCTCGCATTTTGCCAGCCTCTCCTTTTTACCGAAAGAGATTGGGAACGCCAGAACAATGGAGACAGATGGAGCCGATTGATAAAAAGAGCATGATGAGTCATTTTGACGAGCTGAATACGTGCGGGATCAAGAGGGAAGCAGCGTTTGGGATTGCACTGAAAGCAGAAACGACACGCGATTTCACTCCCCAATTAAACGGCGTGACCGTAGGCTTGTCTTCTGGGACATCTGGCAATCGCGGGCTTTTTCTCGTGGGACCGCAGGAGCAGGCGAAATGGGCAGGGGTGATTTTGGCAAAAGCACTGCCTGGTCAGCTATGGTCAACGCATCGGATTGCTTTTTTCCTGCGAGCGAACAGCAACCTGTATACGGCGGTCAACAGGCGGCGCATTCAATTCTCGTTCTTCGATTTGCAAATACCGCTCGATCAGCACCTTGATCACCTGAATCAGTATCAGCCGACGGTGCTGGTTGCGCCAGCCTCGATGTTGAGAATGCTCGCGGCTGCCCAGCATCAAGGGAAATTGCGGATATCTCCGATCAAAGTGATCTCGGTGGCAGAAGTGCTGGACCCGTTGGATCAAACATACATCGCAGAAGTGTTCGGGCAGATCGTGCATCAAATTTATCAATGCACAGAAGGACTGCTTGCGGTGAGCTGCTCTCACGGGACGCTGCATATCAATGAAGACCTCGTGGTGGTGGAAAAGGAATATCTCGATGAGCAAAAGGAGCGATTCTTTCCGATCATCACAGACTTTTCCCGGACGACACAGCCGATTATCCGTTACCGTTTGAACGACATTTTAACGGAAAAGCGTACCCCATGTCCGTGTGGCTCGGTATTTATGGCGCTGGAATCGATTGAGGGCAGGGCAGATGATCTGTTTGTTTTTCGCCATGAAAATGAGGTGCGCCTAATATCGGTCTTTCCTGATTTCATCCGTCGTGCTGTCATCACCTCGTCTGATGCGATTGAAGAGTACACGGTACGGCAGCTAAGCTACGAGCAAGTTGAGGTAGCACTGCTCATGAAGGATGGGAAAGGACCGTCCATGCGGGAGCAGGAACGAGTACGCCAAAGTCTTGAGCGAGTCATTGCCGATCAGCAAGGACAATTGCCTGCGATTGTGTTTGCACCGTACGAGTTGAATCTCGGTACGAAAAAATTGCGGCGGGTAGAGAGGATGTTTGTTCCAGGTGAGCAGGCAATGGATTGA
- a CDS encoding ATP-grasp domain-containing protein: MNTKQSVLLTGGRAPATLELARLLGSAGHRVIVAESARRHLCQHSRYVERSYQVPPPRQEPDAYIEKLCEIMQRERIDLLIPTCEEIFYVSRGRDRLLDFGEVLVEGIEVLRSLHDKWLFAEMAREVGALVPQTVRVQSPVQLREAMLQARGPVVLKPVYSRFAAHVQIVANPSSAAGQSTLPEPTVRQPWLVQQFIKGKQVCSYAVAHDGQLTLYADYETTYTAGQGASIHFVYSDHPQVRDFVSRFVQQHTFSGQIAFDFMENEQGELYVIECNPRLTSGVHLFAGQQEAATAYFSDRGKTVVPAGKQACMLGMAMLTYGLAGMTNGEKAKRWVSDLLSARDVLFRRDDPRPFFDQFSMLADLAWQSFRTRKSMIACSTSDIEWNGEEA; encoded by the coding sequence TTGAATACTAAACAATCCGTCTTGCTGACAGGAGGGCGAGCTCCAGCTACGTTAGAGTTGGCGCGCTTGCTGGGTTCTGCGGGACATCGAGTCATTGTAGCAGAGAGTGCGCGGCGACATTTATGCCAGCACTCTCGTTATGTAGAGCGCTCCTACCAAGTGCCTCCTCCCCGACAAGAGCCCGATGCTTATATCGAAAAGCTGTGTGAAATCATGCAGCGTGAGCGTATCGATCTTTTGATCCCGACTTGCGAGGAGATATTCTACGTATCGCGCGGGCGGGATCGCTTGCTTGACTTTGGTGAAGTACTTGTAGAAGGAATCGAGGTACTGCGTTCGTTGCACGACAAATGGCTTTTTGCCGAAATGGCCCGTGAGGTGGGCGCACTGGTTCCACAGACGGTTCGGGTACAATCTCCTGTTCAATTGCGGGAGGCTATGCTGCAAGCTAGGGGGCCAGTTGTGCTGAAGCCCGTGTATTCTCGCTTCGCAGCTCATGTACAGATCGTGGCAAACCCGTCCTCTGCGGCAGGGCAGTCCACGCTACCCGAACCGACAGTTAGGCAGCCATGGCTAGTCCAACAGTTTATAAAAGGGAAACAGGTGTGCAGCTACGCGGTTGCTCATGATGGACAGCTCACCCTGTACGCCGATTACGAAACAACATATACAGCAGGGCAGGGTGCCTCGATTCACTTCGTCTATTCAGACCATCCACAGGTAAGAGATTTTGTTAGTCGCTTCGTGCAACAGCATACGTTTAGTGGACAAATCGCATTTGATTTCATGGAGAATGAGCAGGGAGAGCTATACGTGATCGAGTGCAATCCACGCCTGACAAGCGGTGTGCATTTGTTTGCAGGACAGCAAGAGGCTGCGACTGCTTATTTTTCTGATCGGGGAAAAACGGTTGTTCCTGCTGGAAAACAAGCTTGCATGCTAGGGATGGCGATGCTGACATACGGCCTTGCTGGCATGACGAATGGAGAGAAGGCAAAGCGTTGGGTAAGCGATCTGCTTTCTGCAAGGGATGTTCTGTTTAGGCGGGATGATCCGCGGCCTTTTTTTGATCAGTTCTCCATGCTGGCAGATTTGGCTTGGCAGAGTTTTCGAACGAGAAAAAGCATGATCGCTTGTAGTACGAGCGATATCGAATGGAACGGAGAAGAGGCGTAA
- a CDS encoding GNAT family N-acetyltransferase encodes MSRQWIEWYEGISAGPIPWEQVQDADYVKSYLLPMMTEQPSRYVQNVQTRMHALRVGDRIMPVTVNDTEYDNSYVSSVFTHYVTYAKEELGMLDSRMLRRVLSTVLTGLGRWMKKSQCNKMVIVNNWLLSTNLYHDVSTDEVKDITENCIQKFPGHVIAFRSVCRRLYPDFHKGLVEKGYLMVPSRYVYLFHPDWPAQGKWRVRNTLNRDRKMLAKSGYRILRHEELGEQHVERIVALYNALYLDKYSRHNPQFSVEFVRLAIQKKTLTLIGLEKDGRLDGILGYFERNGVMTTPLFGYDTTLPKETGLYRMLSCLLVQEAQSKGILLHQSAGVGAFKADRGAEGEPEYTAVYVKHLPFYRQAVWKVLAVLLNQIGIKMVEKYRL; translated from the coding sequence GTGAGCAGGCAATGGATTGAATGGTATGAAGGGATCTCGGCGGGGCCAATCCCTTGGGAACAAGTACAGGATGCCGACTACGTCAAAAGCTACTTGCTGCCCATGATGACGGAACAACCATCTCGCTATGTGCAAAATGTACAGACGCGGATGCATGCACTTCGTGTAGGAGATCGGATCATGCCCGTAACGGTGAACGATACCGAGTACGACAATTCGTATGTAAGTTCGGTGTTTACCCATTACGTGACGTATGCGAAGGAAGAGCTAGGCATGCTCGATTCAAGGATGTTGAGGCGGGTATTGTCGACAGTACTCACAGGGCTTGGACGTTGGATGAAAAAAAGCCAATGCAACAAAATGGTCATCGTCAACAACTGGCTGTTATCGACGAATCTGTATCATGATGTGAGTACAGATGAGGTCAAGGACATCACGGAAAACTGCATCCAAAAGTTCCCTGGCCATGTCATCGCGTTTCGATCTGTCTGTCGCAGGCTGTATCCGGATTTCCACAAGGGACTCGTAGAGAAGGGCTATCTCATGGTTCCCAGCCGCTACGTCTACCTTTTTCACCCCGATTGGCCAGCGCAGGGTAAGTGGCGGGTCCGCAATACGCTCAATCGCGATCGGAAAATGCTTGCCAAATCCGGCTATCGCATCCTGCGTCATGAGGAGCTGGGAGAACAGCATGTCGAGCGAATCGTTGCTTTATATAACGCGCTGTACCTGGATAAATACTCCCGGCATAATCCACAGTTTTCGGTGGAGTTCGTCCGGCTGGCGATACAAAAGAAGACATTGACCCTCATCGGCTTGGAAAAAGACGGACGACTGGACGGCATTCTTGGCTACTTTGAGCGAAATGGTGTGATGACGACGCCACTATTCGGCTATGATACGACGCTCCCCAAAGAGACCGGGCTATATCGGATGCTGTCATGCCTCTTGGTACAAGAAGCACAGAGCAAAGGCATCCTGCTCCATCAAAGTGCGGGCGTAGGCGCATTCAAAGCGGACAGGGGAGCTGAGGGAGAACCGGAATATACTGCGGTGTATGTCAAACATTTGCCGTTTTATCGTCAAGCGGTCTGGAAAGTGCTCGCTGTCTTGCTGAATCAAATCGGGATCAAGATGGTAGAGAAGTACCGACTGTAA
- a CDS encoding MBL fold metallo-hydrolase yields the protein MDVKLTLMDTGYCQQLEMFSRKGGRMKNIPFHAIAGLIEHPVHGLLLFDTGYSQRFFEATSKLPYSLYGKITPVFSEAHESISEQLAVRGIKTTDIAGILISHFHADHIGGLRDFPHARLYCFESAYNHVKGKTGWAALREAYLPELMPDDFEERVTFINRGGLVALPEAYAPYTEGYDLFADQSLYIVDLNGHAIGQFGVILRDRDHGDVFLCADAAWSSEAYRGNLLPHPLARLIMADRPAYREHLHKLHVLSRQRPDMKIMPTHCGEVWQASRGEFTWRS from the coding sequence ATGGACGTTAAACTGACGCTGATGGACACGGGCTACTGCCAGCAGCTCGAGATGTTTTCACGAAAAGGCGGCCGGATGAAAAACATCCCGTTTCACGCCATTGCAGGGCTTATCGAGCACCCCGTCCACGGCTTGCTGCTCTTTGATACGGGCTATTCGCAGCGCTTTTTTGAAGCTACGAGCAAGCTTCCTTATTCGCTGTACGGCAAAATAACGCCGGTATTCTCGGAGGCACATGAGAGTATTTCTGAGCAGCTCGCAGTACGCGGAATCAAAACGACAGATATAGCGGGCATTCTTATTTCTCATTTTCATGCGGATCATATCGGCGGTTTGCGCGATTTTCCACATGCGCGACTATATTGCTTCGAGAGTGCCTACAACCACGTCAAGGGAAAAACGGGGTGGGCGGCGCTACGGGAGGCGTACTTGCCTGAATTGATGCCTGACGACTTCGAAGAAAGGGTGACTTTCATTAATCGCGGAGGGCTGGTGGCATTGCCTGAAGCTTACGCGCCGTACACCGAAGGCTACGATTTGTTTGCGGATCAGAGTCTGTATATCGTCGATCTGAACGGCCATGCAATCGGGCAGTTTGGTGTAATCCTGCGTGATCGGGATCATGGGGATGTATTTTTGTGTGCGGATGCCGCTTGGTCGAGTGAAGCCTATCGCGGCAACCTGTTGCCTCATCCGCTGGCTAGGTTGATCATGGCGGATCGACCGGCGTATCGCGAGCATTTGCACAAGCTTCATGTGCTATCCCGCCAACGCCCCGACATGAAAATCATGCCGACACACTGCGGGGAAGTCTGGCAGGCCAGCAGAGGAGAGTTCACATGGAGATCATGA